Within Planococcus citri chromosome 2, ihPlaCitr1.1, whole genome shotgun sequence, the genomic segment CGAGCAGAGCAAACACAGGACCACCGTCCGCAGCATGAAATCGATGATCTTGAATTTCGTAATGGAATTATATTTTCACTGAGTGCATTCATAGTATCGACTCATCAGCACAGTATTCATATTCACGAATCGAACTTCTGCGCGAACATAACACAACAACCGCACAATAAATTAACACGAAGAACAGGCCATTTGATAAGCATAAAACTCTTGAAATTATGAACACTTCACTATCGAACGAACAATAACATTTCTTTCAGCATATGAGCATAACAATTACCTGTCCTGACTAACACTCCATTACAAATGCATTACAATACAAACACATGAAATCATAGAACAAATCTTGAGATTAGAATTATTCACTAGTGCACTCAACTACGAGCGATGACTACGAGCGTACCGAGCGTACGAGCctttatttcaactttcagctttcaTGCACATCTTCGGTTCGGTTCATGAACTTTCCTAcgactgaaattttaaaatgtactgTTTATGTGGAACTTTCTCTCAATGAATAAAGAGTTGTCTTTTGCAAAGTCGATCGAAAACTGAACGATTTTGATCAAAGCTTTTTTCAAGACCATGGTTGATTtcagttataaaaaaaatttagtcagTTCTTGAAAGCTCgattttcgtaattatttttttttccatagtAATTACATTTAGAATTACTTCGATTTTTCTACTCTTTTCAGCGTTGTAGAGAAAATTTAgcgaaaattattgataaaacacgaaaaaaattgttcaaataagttaaataaattgaaaaatgaatcacatttctgaacaaatttatttaattaaactTTCGAAGTAATTTACGTTTACATTTATTACGGTAATTTTATAGAAACACAAAACACAATGTCCACGTAAACACAATAGACAAACACCATTCCCGTTATCCGGCAATAGAATCACTTCTAGAGTCttggaaaatctgaaatctgggGCAACTTTATTATTGAAGGGAGCAATTGATCGTAATTCGCTTTTTGTTTTAAGGAAATTGAAAACTCCACGTCTGTAGGTActcttattttttattaaatccGCGTAGTGAATTTTTGCGGTTTCTCGTGTTGCGTGGAATTTATTTGCGAAAGTTTAAGCATCTTTTAAAGTAAGTATTCCCAAGACGAAGTACATTCCTACGTAGTAATAATTGTACGTCTTTGTATTGTGTTTTTGCATCGTATTAACCTGTGTTTCCAAGTATATGAAAATGAGCTTGCATACTTCTGACTAAATGTACTAACTGAGTTGCTTTTTCCACTAGGTTTATTCGCCATGGATGAAGAATACGATGCCGTCGTTTTGGGAACTGGTCTGAAAGAATGTATTATCAGTGGAATGTTATCGGTTTCCGGTAAAAAAGTTTTACATATCGATCGCAACAAGTACTATGGCGGTGAATCAGCATCCATCACACCGTTAGCAGATTTATTCGAGCGTTTTCAAGCACCAGCGCCCGATGAAACAACATATGGTAAAGGCAGAGACTGGAATGTAGATTTAATCCCTAAATTCTTGATGGCTAACGGAAGCTTAGTGAAACTGTTGATTAAAACCGGGGTTACTAGATATTTAGAATTCAAATCAGTCGAAGGCAGTTACGTATACAAATCGGGTAAAATCTACAAAGTACCAGTCGATCAAAAAGAAGCTTTGGCATCCGATTTGATGGGTATGTTTGAGAAGAGACGATTTCGAAATTTCCTCTGTTTTGTACAagatttcgacgaaaatgatcCAGCTACATGGAAAGGTGTCGATCCTAAACGAACCACTGTTTCGGAATTATACGATAAATTCGGTTTGGATAAGAATACTCAAGACTTTACCGGTCATGCGTTAGCTTTGTACCGTGACGATGATTACTTGAGTACCACGTTATCCGAAACTATTAGAAGAATAAAGTTATACAGCGATTCGTTAGCTAGATACGGAAAGTCGCCGTATTTATATCCGATGTACGGCCTAGGCGAATTACCTCAAGGATTTGCTCGTTTAAGCGCTATTTACGGTGGAACCTATATGTTAGACAAACCCGTAGACGAAATAGTTTTCGAAGGGGATAAAATAGTCGGAGTTCGTTCCGGATCTGAAGTAGTACGTTGCAAGCAGGTGTATTGTGATCCGTCGTATGTTCCTGATCGTGTCAAGAAAATCGGCCAAGTTATCCGATGCATTTGTTTATTGGATCATCCCATTCCAAACATCAAGGATGCGTTATCCTGTCAGATCATCATTCCCCAAAAACAAGTTAATCGTAAATCCGATATCTACGTTTCGCAAGTCAGCTATACTCATCAAGTCGCTGCTAAAGGCTGGTTCGTTGCTATGGTATCCACCACTGTCGAAACCAGCGACCCAGAAGCTGAAATCAGACCAGGGCTTGAACTTTTGGGACGTATAAGACAGAAGTTCGTCACTGTATCGGATTATTTTGTACCTACAGACCTCGGAAATGATAGTCAACTATTCATATCAACTTCTTACGATGCTACTACTCACTTTGAAACTGTTTGTAACGATGTATTAGAAATATTCAAACGTGGAACTGGCGAAGATTTCGATTTCTCTAAGGTCAAATTAGAAGGCGGCGAGGAAGAACAGTGAATATAAACTACTATCATCAAGATAAACAAGTTTATCCTCTGGAAATATttatatacatattatattccTTTATTGTagcacaatttttgatttaaatttcgaaaattttcatcgtttgcGAAAGCTTGTAAATCAATTACTACGTCCATGTTTGAAACAGATATTGCTACCAAAGACATATGCAGTTTGTACCATAATACATTGTGTACTCTTTTATGTAAATgcttttgctcattttttaatttgaaaaaaaacatcaatgaaACCTGTGTACAAATGAATGCCTTTAATGCGGTGAATTTATTATACACAAACCTATGTCATGAGTTTTACAAAGTATTctttacaatttaatttttgttaaatattttagaaaatttataattgcGTTAATTAATTGAAACGATTTCTCGATGAATTTAATACATCCGCGAGAATATTCTCGAGTGatgtcatttttgagaaatcgattcggtcgaaaaaaaaatattatacgaaAATATATGTTAGCTTTTTATTAAAGTGggttttttgaattgttttgttACTTGAATAATCTTTACTGGATTTTGAATACATTAGGTACGAATTCAataggttgaattttttcagaccaTAGTTGGAACTTGGAAACtgaagtaaaaagaaaaactctgTTGAGAGTGTTGAATCTGCCTCAGAGAttcatttttgttaatttgaaGTATTCAACATTGCATAAATTAGCAATTTCTATCTTTGTTAAATGTCTAGTCTAATAGGTAGTTGAAAttattgacagaaaaaaaaatgacaaacagATGAAACGATGCCTACGTCAGCATTTTTGACTTCATTTGCTTCATTTATGATGACTACGATGAAGTGAATGACTAAACTAAATttagtgaattttatttttaaattcagctTACACAGACTATTAAATAATCTAAGCATCATATCACATCACGTAATGATTGAATTGATTGAAATCGAATCTGTTCATCAATTACCTATTTATGACTACATTTTTTCACGAATcgattaggaaaaaaattgaagtgctACGAAACACCAACACTGAACATTCGACGGCGCAAAAAACGCAAATGGTGGGGATAGGAGGGGAGCTGTCTTTGTTTATATTTTGGTGCGTGGATTCTTTATCAATGAAGAGTGCATCTTGAAACACAAAAGTTCGTAGGAAATAGCGAAATCTTTTCAATTTCGATATGTGATTGCACAAATTTACGTTATGTTGAAATAGTTCAAGTTTACCAATAACCAAAAACATGGAAGCAGAAGAAAAACCTCGggtaaataatttattatacaCATAGTTGTATAAGTTTCACACTTATCATTTTTTCGGATTGCTCTTTGAGGGAATAAATAGAACTATTCACTTTTATGATCAAGTTCTCGCCATGGCTTCGGCCATTCTTATATTCAACGTCCAAATAAGAAATTtcatcgtttc encodes:
- the Gdi gene encoding rab GDP dissociation inhibitor beta; translation: MDEEYDAVVLGTGLKECIISGMLSVSGKKVLHIDRNKYYGGESASITPLADLFERFQAPAPDETTYGKGRDWNVDLIPKFLMANGSLVKLLIKTGVTRYLEFKSVEGSYVYKSGKIYKVPVDQKEALASDLMGMFEKRRFRNFLCFVQDFDENDPATWKGVDPKRTTVSELYDKFGLDKNTQDFTGHALALYRDDDYLSTTLSETIRRIKLYSDSLARYGKSPYLYPMYGLGELPQGFARLSAIYGGTYMLDKPVDEIVFEGDKIVGVRSGSEVVRCKQVYCDPSYVPDRVKKIGQVIRCICLLDHPIPNIKDALSCQIIIPQKQVNRKSDIYVSQVSYTHQVAAKGWFVAMVSTTVETSDPEAEIRPGLELLGRIRQKFVTVSDYFVPTDLGNDSQLFISTSYDATTHFETVCNDVLEIFKRGTGEDFDFSKVKLEGGEEEQ